GTCCTTAGgcacattatttattatttgctCTCCTGTAAAGTTTCAGTAAGAAATTCCAATTCCAGTAATATGTATCTTCACGGGGAGTGTTCTCGCAGATAAAAATCTCGTTTCACCGAGTGATATCTGGTGTTTGTTTGCCCATTGCTATGATATTATCTATCATTGCTTCAGAGCATTGGCCCTGGAATCACTTTAAGATCACTTCACGTTTATTTACTACTACCAAAAGGGTACTCTTTACGACGACCTCATGGGTTGCATTTTTTAAGCATCACCTTTGGTTTATCACGTCCTGTGACACAGGCGAAAACGACTTAAGACGCGCTAAAAAGAATGGCGGCACGAAGGGGTAAAGTGATTTGGGGGTATGGTACAGGGGCTGCTGCTCGAGGGAGGGGGGCTTCAGCTTCAGTccccactttttccaaaaccgtgtacaaaaaaatgtaaaaaaaattaccatcagATTGAGATTTGTTCGGATGGTTAGcctcccccccacacacactttcAAAACGTTTCCGCAGCACATGTGGTACATGTAGGACATTTGAACTTTATGATATTTAACGCTTTTCTTGTCCGTCCTCGCCCCCAAATTTTCTTTTGCCAtccacttgcccccccccctacttgtCCCTCcttattgtaatgtagatcctccaattggcaatgcgaccaagatttGTGGTGTGAACAACTTTGCCATTactttttgtatattatttcacTTAAGCTGCCTCTTGTATCACATCTATCATTAGAAcatgttctttctataggagggcatgtaatacagatttacaaagaatacatcatggataaagagtttgtattaCCGTAAGAGAGAGCATAATGAGACATTTTGAGGGCATTTTATTGTCCaacaaagggaaagttgttcacatgtgacatcacacatctttgtcgcattgccaatggaggATATCCATAGCAGAATTGATcgaaatattcaaatgctcaccATAACTTCCTCATTATTGTCAgaattttctcaaactttctttgatcttatttttttctgtttccacacaagcccacttgtcCAAAAgctttcattcccctttaaattgtttatacaatatatttttaattgtttcaaactgtaataaaacttttaaaaatgtttaaaacttgaacaatagttgttagagtgacgggcttaaacaacaaATTAAACAGCATTTGTACACTGCATGTATAATAATATACGATTTCTTAGCAGATGCCATACCACTATCCCTACCAGATATCCTCTTGATTCAGACTTTTTCAATCCACATCATTGCaattatcaattcatttcttttctctttccaatTTAGAAAATGGCTTCTCCCAAGAGCATCGCTGTTCTCTGCCTCTCGATTTGCATCAGTGCCCTTCTGTCTGGGATTTGTGAAGCTCAAACTACAGACTTAATCACTATCGATACGAGTGCACCGACAACAGCACTGGATACGACTGATTCAGCGACAACGTCACAAGACCCAACTGATACAAGTGCCCCAACAACTGAAGCACTGGATACGACTGATTCAGGTGCAGCGACAACGTCACAAGACCCAACTGATACAAGTGCCCCAACAACTGAAGCACTGTATACGACTGGTTTAGGTGCAACGACAACGTCACAAGACCGAACTGATACAAGTGCACCAACAACAGCACTGGATACGACTGATGCAGGTGCAGCGACAACGTCACAAGACCCAACTGATACAAGTGCCCCAACAACTGAAGCACTGTATACGACTGGTTTCGGTGCAACGACAACGTCACAAGACCCAACTGATACAAGTGCACCAACAACAGCACTGGATACGACTGATGCAGGTGCAGCGACAACGTCACAAGACCCAACTGATACAAGTGCACCAACAACAGCACTGGATACGACTGATGCAGGTGCAGCGACAACGTCACAAGACCCAACTGATACAAGTGCACCAACAACAGCACTGGATACGACTGATGCAGGTGCAGCAACAACATCACAAGACACCACTGATACAAGTGCACCAACAACAGCGCCAGACACCCCTGATCCAACAAATGCACCAACAACAGCGCCGGACACCCCTGATCCAAGTGCACCAACAACAGCGCCAGACACCCCTGATCCAACAAATGCACCAACAACAGCGCCGGACACCCCTGATCCAAGTGCACCAACAACAGCGCCAGACACCCCTGATCCAACAAATGCACCAACAACAGCGCCGGACACCCCTGATCCAAGTGCACCAACAACAGCGCCAGACACCCATGATCCAAGTGCCCCAACAACAGCGCCAGACACCCCTGATCCAAGTGCACCAACAGCAGCGCCAGTCACCCCTGATCCAAGTGCCCCAACAACAGCGCCAGACACCCCTGATCCAAGTGCACCAACAGCAGCGCCAGTCACCCCTGATCCAAGTGCCCCAACAACAGCGCCAGACACCCCTGATCCAAGTGCACCAACAGCAGCGCCAGTCACCCCTGATCCAAGTGCACCAACAACAGCGCCAGACACCCCTGATCCAACAAATGCACCAACAACAGCGCCGGACACCCCTGATCCAAGTGCACCAACAACAGCGCCAGACACCCCTGATCCAAGTGCCCCAACACTTGGATCAAACACCCCTGATCCAAGTGCACCAACAGCAGCGCCAGTCACCCCTGATCCAAATGCACCAACAACAGCTTCGAAAACCCCCGATCCAAGTGCACCAACCGAAAAAAAGACTACACCCCAGCCTACTGAAGGTGCCGATCCTACAACAAGTCCTCCAGAGGAATCCCTTTCTGCTGGTGCCATTGCAGGTATTGTCATTGGTTCGGTGGTGGGAGCTGGAATCATTGCAGCTGGTGTCGGATACGCTATCTATCACTTCAAAACAGTTACACAGGTTGCTCCGGTCAGCAACGATATTGAGATAGCGAACATATCTACGGACAATGTCGTTGAAATAAACGACAAGACAAATCTAACACCACCGGATGATAATCAACCGTAAAGTGATTTCAAGAGAGACATGAATATCATATTCGAAGTGGCTATATGATTTATTATTGGTTTGTACATGGATGTGACATGGAATGGAATCCTTAGACCGTATTCACCTTTACGCGGTGGCAAGCTGTTTCTAATGGATCTAGACTGTGCTGCTTGAACACGCAATATGTGTCGCGGTTGAAAATACAGTTTCAGAGTtcaatttatctacatttgtcTTTGCAGGAATTTTgcaaacaaaaacataatatattttctcGGTGGAAGCATCTGCTACCAAAATAAATGTTGCCAAAatcaatgattttgtttttatcccATTATTTCGCAAGTACACATTCAACGAGCGAATTTAGTCATATGTGGCTTCCCATAAGTATTGCTGATATGAAGTTTCATTATCCATTTTAATGCTGAAAGTATGACAGAGATCAATAAGCTACCCTAGAACAATATACAATCATACTATGATGGGCCAAACCCGGCATAATTCTTTTTCTCATTTGTAGTTCTAGTTCACAAAATTGTATAATGATTGATGACATAGAATCAAAAGGACCAAACTCAACAAGTTCGATAACATTCGTTTCCTTACAAGATGTTTTACAATGAAATCAAGGTTTAAGCGCGAGATACTTAAAGTACACTGTTCCGCCTTTCTTTCTTGTGCGGCGatattaaattaaattgaaataggGAAGGGGCGCAATTACACTTCTGTTTGAGCGCAGCATGTATTTTAAATGGTCAAGCAGAACCCATATGACACTCTCTTAAGTTGAGCTAGAGtgtttaaaataattatcacgCTTATTGAGAACATTCAAATTTGTCAGCATTCCAATACTGATGACTGAAAAGCACAAATGCTAAAAGTTTTTCCAGTCTGAATGCCTTGCGAAGTCATTTCATTGACATCAATTAAGATGCAGTCACTACAAGAGACCGATTTTAGACCGGTCAAAGAgagtattatttattttaaatgttattttgaatGACAAATATCAGCGGATTTAGGAATcgttttgttggtgtgactcaatggcggatccagggggagggggcatttctggcccgtgcccccccccccccttgagtgtcatagtcaatatttttaatgtagtTATGTCGTTCATACGCAAGtgttagtctgctgtgcaaaccctttactcgagtaaagggtctgaattgcagcctactcatgccttgtgtacttaacagcaagttttgtatgtgctagtctttgcgtggagacacacttgtagatcaaagtttcaatcagggtctttGCCTGCAGACTATACACAAGTGTGTCCTCCCTCACTTTGACAGTAACAGCAAGTATTTTTATTGGGAATTTGTCGCTCGTACACAAGCGATGTCctatttattttgcttgtcaaatttaacgCGGGACAAAAGGACATTCATTTTTtggtaacaatatatttttttcctcgtcaaattttccttgggtacatgtgcccccccccccctttggaaaatcctggatccgcactTTCAAACAGAGTATATCTTCCTTCAAACTTTTATGATAATCCAGCAGCGATTTAATTTTGACCGTTGGTGGCTTTattagaataataaaaatagattcTTTCCATCATGTCCATAGGGTCTGGATCCATTGCTTTTATTGAATTGACTTGTTGATACCAGAAAGCagtttattattctttttttttttcgagttttctttatttttctttcagcacatgaaaattaaagaaatcatcagaatatatatattctgatgGAAAGATAGTGGATCACCCTCTTTTGCAAAATAACTCttctggttttttttattagttggtactttgttttattgtaagtaaaaaaaaagtgtcttTGAAAGATAATATTTTAATAGAgtttatgtatgtatatatttgtaatgtTGTATTTCATACATCATAATACGTAAGCAATCTCAATTTTCAATCATTATAGTAGCTGAGCCACACCGTGCTTATTATTTAGATCGTGATTGATCTAgaataaattgtattttaagACTTTGTAGATGAAAAAAGTTTTTCACCATAGAGATATATTGTATCTCTATGattttcacacttttttttaaattcagttcAATACATTGAGTTTATTCAACAAccctccttctctctccctctctccttctctctctttctctctttaaaaaaatcaactttataTTAGTGCACatgtaatattaaaaatatgtacattCCATCTTGCGATTATTATTTTAACTTTTTAGTATGtggtcaaatatattttttctcattgaaactaatgaaaatatatatgattAATTCTATGCAACATGCAGGGCACAGAGTGGTTCTCGAGCATGCAATCAATCGgaattttaaatatatttatactaGTAATAAAACTAAGTTTCGGGACTTGCCTTTttatacaagctctgcttttcttgACAAGTCCATCTGTTCAGTTAATTCATCGTCGATATGTGttataaaatatcaatgaactgtatgtattattttgaacatgtacTTGTACTGTTACTTCGATTATATTaatttgttgaacggaaataaataaatcttaatctaatTCTAtacttattttattgtttgaggAAATTTGCtaattgtgataatgataatgattaatttATCATGTATTTACAAAATACAGTCAACGATATCAACGTAATattcttgatgaaaattattattattctttaatcAATGAAACTGATATTGCACAACTTCACAATACTTCGCATTTATTTTTAGAAGTTCCTGTAGAGAACACTTATTTCGTGTCCCTTTTTTCGTAAAAGGGTATTTAAATCATATTTGGACAGTTTcaaattatcatttatatttcgaatgataaaattatgtattttctGAAATGTAAATGGTTGATATTCTCGTAGCATTGATTATAATTCAAAGGGGAGGGTCACCCTCTTGGTTTAAAACAAGCAGaaacagagaaaaatatttgtgaGGGTTTGCTGAAAATCTGTCGAAAAATGACGGTGTTATGAAGTTTTAAACTTTTGATTTCGTGACCTCACGTGTGAGTAGCTTCTCCATTGTATATCATGGTATGTAAATTCCCAAAAGGCTATTTTCTCAAATATATGGAAATTGACTTTATATGTACGGTTAATATAAGATcagaaacatcattttcatactCCCTTCTATAAGCAGAATTTTGTATTCATCAAATTCCATTAAAAGTTTGAACTTTGgaatttatatacataaatatatttatagggaggctgctcgtatatgacgcTACAAACATAAAACTTGAGATATTTATAACTCTTTTATTAATTGGATTTCCATCAAACATTCACCGATATTTTCTCATATTTTCTGCTTTCATTAAAAGCATAAAGGTGAGCTTCTCCTTCAACTTCATGTTGACTTACACATTATTTTAATAGAATGTTACCAGCTTATTCACCAAAGTTGGGGTGTTTTAAACctgaaatgaaaacattttcaaaaattcaaCTTTGTTGTGAAATTCTTTGGTATATCGTCTTTTTTTACTAATACTCAAGAAGGTAGACGAAAACAAAGCATTCAATAGATAGTATGTACTATAGTCAGGATAGTTCAGAGAATACAACCATATATgcctttaatatattttttattcatcagGACACCTTGAGATATAGTATTCAAGATCATTGTATTGTCATCAtcgctctttttttttatagaaatattAGTCAAATTTAATCATGTCGTGTCGGTGTATTGTAACGACTTTTTGCATTTATAGTCTTGTAATTggtcattttgaaatataaatatttctcaGAGAGTGTACGTTGAGAGGTGTCATCTCTTTCCTGTTGAAGAGTGTATTATGTTTACAGTGAATGAGattaaatgcaaattatttcCATTTTATGTTGACGTGCTCAAGCGTATATAAATGATTATTGATATTGGGTTTGGAAtcctttttcccttctttttcttttctcactaaaaggatttttttttaaatcaaataaacaattattttcttcacaaatctctacatttttgtaaacattaattcatacaaaaatcaattattcATGAAGTTATGTTTATAGAAGAAGGCTCGAATGCCTCCACCCCTAAAATTCAGTTGGTTAGGTTTGAGAGCAAATGGAATTCCTTTTGTGTTTACGTGTGATCTGGAACTTGAACTCATAGAGACAggggtgacccccccccccccccccccattcgatttttttttcaagaagtcgctaaggagaaagagagatgaaagaaagaagggtaTAAGAAGAGTACAAACGAATACTACAAGCTTGTGTTTGTAACTTTAATAATCAATCCTTTATTGGGGACATAGTATAAACATACATGGGTTTTATTAGGCCTACTTGTCGGGTAAAGATACACATATAACACATGAGAATATGTGAATTAGACAATTGTCATGGTTATGGATCATGACTTTCATTATTTGGTCTATTTTGTTTGGGCTTTTTCATTAACAAGCAAAATAGGGAAGGATATTATTCGTACAAAAGATGAcgtaaatacatttatttatatattccttCAAAAAATCTGACAATCAACAGAGATCATTCCGCCATTGGAGCGGAGTGtacttttgaaaaagaaaaatatgcgTATAGGCCTTCGTTATAACAGGCCTATGCACATGATGCATATAAGGTTAGGTTCATTGGTGTCGATCACGTGGGGTGGGGGTTATATCCTCCCCAATATTTTAGGTGGGAGGATGGCCTGtgtcatcaccccccccccccaataattcacGGGCGAACATCACAAtatttatgatgaatcatataataaatataatcaTGGTAGTTAATAAATTTTGCCCTTCATGCCATGCCTGGCCCCTAAAAAAACTAGACTCTTTTAATACGgcaatcaacccccccccccccccgaaaaaccCTAAGTCACAGAGAAATAATATTCTGTGTCATTCATCCCGCTCCCCCATAACCCTGAccaccgatcgacacccatatAGACTGGACCTCAATTAAATTTGTTTCAACAATTTGTGTTTCTTCCCTCCTTGATCTGGTATATGACCCCTGACACATCATCGGGGACATCtcatctcttttatttttcttcatattttatctTCTTCTACTGAGCAGTCTGGATCTCTGCATGGTCAGAGTATGGACCTATTACGAGGTCCATGGTCAGAGGAGTTTGTACTGGAAACACAAATAATGTGATCATTAGTTTGTGCTTGTGCCATGCAATGCCTGAAATTTAATAAGTTAGTATGGCAACCTTGACTTTCATATTTTCGGAGAGATATATTAATACAGCGGCTCTTGTCCGGGTGGGAATAATGGGTATGGTCCCCTCGCTTGCTTCCGTAGATTCCTATTCGATAATACCATGTTGAAACCTTAATAGGAAGTTTTCGTTCAGAGACGTACGGCGAATTGAAGAACATAGAATATATATTGCATAATGCacttcatgacaaagaacaaccaaGTAAGTTTCtgtcgaaaattggtaaatCGAATCAGCAGTTAAGCTCTTGATTCTGGACAAACGaaacatttgcaatttttcatctGCTCTAGACTACAAAAAAATGCTGTtctggttcaccaattttcgacaaagactttttAGCTGTTATTTGTCATTTGATGGTCATTTGCGTATATCGCTGAGCGAAACTCACACTACCTTTTGCGTCACCTCCCTTTccctacccctccccctcccccgatTCAATCATTTCTCAGTTCCATATTCTTTATAACCAATAATGCACCATAAGAAACGagattttgttgattttcctcGTTATAAATCATCGGTTAGTACTTTGTACTACGCCCAGTATTCAATCAATATATATTCCACTGAAATAGTTAAGAATCTAGATATTTATGAGAAGTTTTATGATTAATGTCATGGTAATGGGCACAACATTGTGGCAATGCTTACGCCcatctatatgtttttttttttttacattacccTTCTGCGGTAACAACACCAATCACGAAGAACGCTGTCATCTGTGTGGACGTTTGAATATCAATGTTGGTAGAGATATAGAAATTCTCAGAGGAAAACTtaattttggaatattttaagAGAGAATTAAAAGGTTAGTGTATTATTGGCAAGTTTTGAACAAGTACATTTTGAACCAATACATTTTGGTAATCCATGATCTTTTCTAGATTGAAGTTTTCtagaaaaattaaaagaagTGGAGAATGTTTGGGAGTAtgtcatctttaaaaaaaaccgtTATTCCCATCTAATGTCTAGAAACTTCCATCCCCAAACCGAGCTACCCTCTTGCTCCcacctctctctttcattttctttatctctctcaCGTGTCAACTGGCATTGGGTAACACTAATACAAACCTGAAATCATTTCCCCTTAAGCATCAACGAACCACCAATTTTTAATTATGTGAAGCAACGCCATGCCACCCTCTATCACAAAACACCAACGAATTTTATGATGAATTAAAATGTCAGGCAtgtatgatatcaaaattgaattaattcTTTATCCTTAATTCTCATACAGGATGGCCACCAAGCTTACCGGAATGAGACTGCACAAATGGATCGTGTTATTCTATATAATGCATAGATCGATCATGATAACTGCACCACACACCATGGCAATGTCGCCGATAAATATAACAACCGATTCCACAACTGCTGCAACAACAACAGCAGATTTAACAACATTATCAACAACCGATTCCACAACTGATGCAACCACATCAGATACAACAACGTCACCAACAACCGATTCCATAACTGATCCAACAACATCAGATACAACAACGTCACCAACAACCGATTCCATAACTGATCCAACAACAGCAGATACAACAACGTCACCAACAACCGATTCCACAACCAATACAACAACAGCAGATACAACAACGTTACCAACAAACGATCCCACAACTGATGCAACAACGGCAGCAGATACAACACCGTTACTAACCACAGGAGAATCAAACATAACATGGACAATCATTGTGACTGCTACAGCTACATCACCAGGTGCGAGCATATCCGATACTGAAATCCCATCAACCATGTCTACTACAACTGCATTCACGCCGTTAGATACGGGCACAACTGCAGATATAACTACCACCTCCGCTACAGTAACAGCAACCACAGAAAAAACAACAGCACTAATGGGAACATCTGATCCAAGAACACAAACCACAGCGCCAGACAACCGTGATCGAAGTGCACTACCATCAATTTCAGACACCCCTGAAACTCTCGATCCAGATGTACCAACAACCACGCCCGAAACCCATGAAACTCTCGATCCAGATGCACCAACAATCACGACAGAAACCCCGGATCCAAGTGCACCAACAACAGCGTCAGGAAACCCTGATCCAAGTGAACCGGTTTTGATTACTACATCCGAGGAAACATCTACTAGAGATGAAGATTCTACAACAAGCTCACCTAAAGATTCCATATCGTCTGGTGCCATCGCGGGTATCGTCATCGGATCATTAGCAGGAACTGCTGCTTTGGCAGGCGGTGTTGGAGTTGCTGTGTATTATATGAAACATACCATGGGTGATGCTACAGTTACGCCAACCTATTCCAGTCAGAGCAATATTCGTATGACGATGATGGAGGAAGGGGTTGCAGGAAACCATCCTAATGTGACTGGCAAAAACAACGTAAAGTGATTTCCCTGGTGACGTGATAGTCAAACAGATGACAGAAAAGACAACAGTAAGAAAGGAAATCGGAggaatcaatttttttactcTGAACACGAACAATAATgctaaaatgaaattttcaaatctCGGGACAGATTCTGCGATCGCCAATAAGGGGAGCCGGAAACAcatattttcatccacaaaCTGTTTTTGGTTGGTTTATGAGGGGAATTCCTAAATAAAGATTGAGGTTTTAAGTACATCTTAACTTTTTCTTATAAACAAGATAGGTATGTCATTAAGCCAATacatgatgcgagcgcgaagcgcgaaatgTTTCTCATATAGTCCATGTATTcaaacctgaaaattgaatatgctaagcagtttttataatcataatcaaGATGTGTACATATAACTTACCAATTAATggatatactgacctgaaaaaagACATGTTAAGGACCGTTGCAGTGACTCTCACCAATTACACAATGCGTAGCACAACCtcaaaaaattgatatatatcgacctgaaaacttgacGATTGCTTAGATTGGGATCTAACAATAAGGTCTTTGGATCTAActaacaaatgatgcgagcgcgaagcgcgagttgaaattttttatatactgacctaaAAGGGACATGGGGCCCgttacacaaaacttagcaatgatcgtagaacatttttctacgattgattccattgactacaatgtacaatcaatcttgaaaatcaagcgtacgatcaatcgctaaacaTTGTGTTACGGTACTCTGCTCAGGAATATTGGCAGTGACTCATGAAGAggatacataaaaaataaacttctcaaaaaagtttggtaatctgagtttggccattaatatctcccaactcccaattttacacaatgcatgtttgatatcgttcaaaagatcatttgattttctttaaaatgatatcctGCTTGTTATGaccatgccatcacgaaaagagcaggattcaaaagtgttggatgaggtctaaattgaaaagctgcaaaataaGCAGAAAtggtcatgaagggtcaataaagAGCATGATTCCTTTGTCCGGAGTGATGACTTTTTATGTAGTGATGgatctgtgagataacatggtttgagtcgtggtttgaaatacccatgcatgttgaaaacaaaaggaaacCACTAAGAAattcactcatcaccacggaaaaaaaagaacagtgactttcaatattgtgtcattttgcaactttggaattttgaccttgccccgcacctccatgtgaaccataatcatatcatgtagggtatcatttgaagaaaattaaatgatcttttgaatgatatcaaatatttattgtgtaaaattgggagttgggagaaattaatggcaaaactcagatttccaaactttttttagattatattccgacctgaaaacttaacattctaagcactttttgtatccATGAACAGAAAGGGTATCTATTACTTACTAGACTGacgatgcgagtgcgaagcgtgagctgaaaagtTTTTACAGCTGTAAATTTACTCGAAATGGAACTGTTTAACATGGAGCTGGCGCTGTTGCTGATATGCATTGCGGAACACTGTTTTCTTCCAGTAAGGTTTCTTTGGGTTTTAATTTTTGCATTTGCACCCCGATTTGTACCAAAATTGAATGTTTACCGATAAatattaaggccaccgcacaacTTACAAAATAATGTTCCACGATCCGATTTCGGAACAAATGgcattttcctcattttctgtaaatttgaatgaaaagtgtatttttataataggttcaaattaactgaaagaatactaacgtaacaattttggatgattgcaagtctttattttggaataaaggataaattagtttcaaatcgtatagtcagtcgtacgattgctatgacgtcattaatataggagcgccttgagcacataacaaggtggatatgtgcgcaatataaataccctatattatcattacgactagatattaaattcgcttttattctgataaggatgatagcatagtcacatatttgaacataggtatttttacgatgatttagaacattgcacagtaagatattccatgtttcaatattagcatcaaatccTACTCCGTGTCATTCcgaatcgggtcgcagaccgatcgtaaggtgtgcagtggccttTATAGTTCAATGCCACAGTCAGACCGACCATAgcttttaccatgtttacgatTACCATTGACTGGCAGGAGCCGACTGGCAGGTCTTAGCTGACTGGTCATCGGTCGGTTTAGAGtcagtttcgttggtgtgactctAGAACCAGCAAGTGAAAGTGGTACTCTTCATACAAGTGATTGAGTTTCAATGAAATCTATTCCAATGCGACGAATGATATAATGCCATTCGATAGATTTGGTCGGTTGGAGTTGG
This is a stretch of genomic DNA from Lytechinus pictus isolate F3 Inbred unplaced genomic scaffold, Lp3.0 scaffold_19, whole genome shotgun sequence. It encodes these proteins:
- the LOC129260929 gene encoding mucin-2-like isoform X2, whose translation is MASPKSIAVLCLSICISALLSGICEAQTTDLITIDTSAPTTALDTTDSATTSQDPTDTSAPTTEALDTTDSGAATTSQDPTDTSAPTTEALYTTGLGATTTSQDRTDTSAPTTALDTTDAGAATTSQDPTDTSAPTTEALYTTGFGAATTSQDPTDTSAPTTALDTTDAGAATTSQDPTDTSAPTTALDTTDAGAATTSQDTTDTSAPTTAPDTPDPTNAPTTAPDTPDPSAPTTAPDTPDPTNAPTTAPDTPDPSAPTTAPDTPDPTNAPTTAPDTPDPSAPTTAPDTHDPSAPTTAPDTPDPSAPTAAPVTPDPSAPTTAPDTPDPSAPTAAPVTPDPSAPTTAPDTPDPSAPTAAPVTPDPSAPTTAPDTPDPTNAPTTAPDTPDPSAPTTAPDTPDPSAPTLGSNTPDPSAPTAAPVTPDPNAPTTASKTPDPSAPTEKKTTPQPTEGADPTTSPPEESLSAGAIAGIVIGSVVGAGIIAAGVGYAIYHFKTVTQVAPVSNDIEIANISTDNVVEINDKTNLTPPDDNQP
- the LOC129260929 gene encoding proteoglycan 4-like isoform X1, which codes for MASPKSIAVLCLSICISALLSGICEAQTTDLITIDTSAPTTALDTTDSATTSQDPTDTSAPTTEALDTTDSGAATTSQDPTDTSAPTTEALYTTGLGATTTSQDRTDTSAPTTALDTTDAGAATTSQDPTDTSAPTTEALYTTGFGATTTSQDPTDTSAPTTALDTTDAGAATTSQDPTDTSAPTTALDTTDAGAATTSQDPTDTSAPTTALDTTDAGAATTSQDTTDTSAPTTAPDTPDPTNAPTTAPDTPDPSAPTTAPDTPDPTNAPTTAPDTPDPSAPTTAPDTPDPTNAPTTAPDTPDPSAPTTAPDTHDPSAPTTAPDTPDPSAPTAAPVTPDPSAPTTAPDTPDPSAPTAAPVTPDPSAPTTAPDTPDPSAPTAAPVTPDPSAPTTAPDTPDPTNAPTTAPDTPDPSAPTTAPDTPDPSAPTLGSNTPDPSAPTAAPVTPDPNAPTTASKTPDPSAPTEKKTTPQPTEGADPTTSPPEESLSAGAIAGIVIGSVVGAGIIAAGVGYAIYHFKTVTQVAPVSNDIEIANISTDNVVEINDKTNLTPPDDNQP
- the LOC135157714 gene encoding mucin-2-like, producing MATKLTGMRLHKWIVLFYIMHRSIMITAPHTMAMSPINITTDSTTAATTTADLTTLSTTDSTTDATTSDTTTSPTTDSITDPTTSDTTTSPTTDSITDPTTADTTTSPTTDSTTNTTTADTTTLPTNDPTTDATTAADTTPLLTTGESNITWTIIVTATATSPGASISDTEIPSTMSTTTAFTPLDTGTTADITTTSATVTATTEKTTALMGTSDPRTQTTAPDNRDRSALPSISDTPETLDPDVPTTTPETHETLDPDAPTITTETPDPSAPTTASGNPDPSEPVLITTSEETSTRDEDSTTSSPKDSISSGAIAGIVIGSLAGTAALAGGVGVAVYYMKHTMGDATVTPTYSSQSNIRMTMMEEGVAGNHPNVTGKNNVK